A genomic segment from Brevundimonas sp. SORGH_AS_0993 encodes:
- a CDS encoding aldo/keto reductase, with amino-acid sequence MPHSPATPSASSPTHRLALAVVTQPERAPNPFMAAPAGAREEAMRFLLQTGADAGVRLIATRPEGDGERLLGQAWPFPSPFQVTVRTVPLSEGLDRIEARARRSLERMGLPRGEALLVSNAAELAGAEGRALWDRLRSLKDRGLFRAIGFCAAVEDGPALLARRLEADVVQVPCSLLDQRAAQDGVLEAIAEAGAAVHLSSVFAGGVLFAGGEDLPPELADHAQALSRTRRRLAERRCDPMQAALGYALSLKGVDKVVASVASAAELRAILAAAHAPCPDLDWASLALEAPAALTAGARARISSAA; translated from the coding sequence GTGCCGCATTCCCCCGCCACACCCTCGGCGTCCTCGCCCACCCATCGCCTGGCCCTGGCCGTGGTGACGCAGCCCGAGCGCGCGCCCAATCCCTTCATGGCCGCGCCCGCTGGCGCGCGAGAGGAGGCGATGCGGTTCCTGCTGCAGACGGGGGCCGACGCCGGGGTTCGCCTGATCGCGACCCGGCCCGAAGGCGACGGCGAACGTCTCCTGGGCCAGGCCTGGCCCTTCCCCTCCCCCTTCCAGGTCACGGTTCGCACCGTGCCGCTGAGCGAGGGGCTGGACCGGATCGAGGCGCGGGCGCGTCGATCCCTGGAACGGATGGGTCTGCCGCGCGGCGAGGCGCTTCTGGTCTCGAACGCCGCCGAACTGGCGGGCGCCGAGGGCCGCGCCCTGTGGGACCGGCTGCGCAGCCTGAAGGACAGGGGGCTGTTCCGCGCCATCGGTTTCTGCGCCGCCGTCGAGGACGGCCCGGCGCTTCTGGCCCGGCGGCTGGAGGCGGACGTGGTCCAGGTGCCGTGCAGCCTTCTGGATCAGCGCGCCGCCCAGGACGGGGTTCTGGAAGCCATCGCCGAAGCCGGCGCGGCGGTTCATCTGTCGTCCGTTTTCGCCGGCGGCGTCCTGTTCGCGGGCGGAGAGGATCTGCCGCCCGAACTGGCCGACCACGCCCAGGCCCTGTCGCGCACCCGTCGGCGTCTGGCGGAACGGCGGTGCGACCCCATGCAGGCGGCCCTGGGCTATGCGCTTTCGCTGAAGGGCGTGGACAAGGTGGTGGCCAGCGTCGCCTCGGCCGCCGAACTGCGCGCGATCCTGGCCGCCGCCCACGCCCCCTGCCCGGACCTGGACTGGGCGTCCCTGGCGCTGGAGGCGCCGGCGGCCCTGACCGCCGGCGCCCGCGCCCGGATCAGTAGCGCAGCTTGA
- a CDS encoding DUF4328 domain-containing protein codes for MTEARPIRKLTKALRITLAINIVASAGCALGYGLHAAVASRYDPGAYVGSFDLLEGAQVADLLLMCSGLALLPVGLVAGFLALKWSYRSNANAHVFSRGLENTPQWAIWWWFIPFAALFKPFAVISEVWRAALQPDRWKPLKDPVRLRWWWAAHLLTSALAIAGSAMERSAATASQVVITDIVSAAGMLAQVISTLLYLSVIGRIEPLQTALIAQGRRRPEATNTPSWAP; via the coding sequence ATGACCGAAGCCCGCCCGATCCGAAAGCTGACCAAAGCGCTGCGGATCACTTTGGCGATCAATATCGTCGCCAGCGCTGGTTGCGCCTTGGGCTATGGTCTCCACGCCGCCGTCGCGTCCCGCTACGATCCAGGAGCTTATGTAGGATCGTTCGATCTTCTAGAAGGGGCGCAGGTCGCCGATCTTCTGTTGATGTGTTCAGGGTTGGCGCTGTTGCCTGTCGGGCTGGTCGCCGGATTTCTTGCCCTGAAATGGAGCTATCGCTCAAACGCCAATGCTCACGTCTTTTCGCGGGGATTGGAGAATACGCCGCAATGGGCGATCTGGTGGTGGTTCATTCCCTTCGCCGCTCTTTTCAAGCCTTTCGCCGTCATCAGCGAGGTCTGGCGTGCGGCGTTGCAACCGGATCGCTGGAAGCCGCTGAAGGACCCGGTCCGCCTGAGATGGTGGTGGGCGGCGCACCTGCTCACGAGCGCCTTGGCGATCGCTGGGTCGGCGATGGAGCGATCGGCCGCGACTGCGAGTCAGGTAGTAATCACCGACATCGTCTCGGCGGCTGGAATGTTGGCTCAAGTGATTTCGACGCTGCTTTATCTGAGCGTGATCGGCCGTATAGAGCCGTTGCAGACCGCCCTGATCGCGCAGGGTCGTCGTCGCCCGGAAGCCACAAACACGCCGTCATGGGCGCCGTGA
- a CDS encoding transcriptional regulator → MADDFDIGRIDDVIHGRIRLGIMAYLSGADSADFNTLKTRLQTTDGNLSVHLRKLEEAGLVAVEKSFNGRKPLTQARLTEAGRTAFLDYLDAMAALLPTR, encoded by the coding sequence ATGGCCGACGATTTCGACATCGGCCGGATCGACGACGTCATTCACGGCCGTATCCGCCTGGGGATCATGGCCTATCTGTCGGGCGCGGACTCCGCCGACTTCAACACCCTGAAGACCCGGCTTCAGACGACGGACGGCAATCTGTCGGTCCATCTGCGAAAGCTGGAGGAGGCCGGTCTGGTCGCCGTGGAAAAGAGCTTCAACGGTCGAAAGCCCCTGACCCAGGCCCGGCTGACAGAGGCGGGCCGAACCGCCTTTCTGGACTATCTCGATGCGATGGCGGCGCTGTTGCCGACGCGCTAA
- a CDS encoding DUF883 domain-containing protein codes for MATTKAREDIKADLKALKEDLKTGAREETQRLREKAAEAETRLRAKGEEVREQARGYYETARERGREYYDDAAERLDEAQRYVVERVQERPLQSTAIALGVGVLLGLLLAGRRR; via the coding sequence ATGGCCACCACCAAGGCACGAGAAGACATCAAGGCCGACCTGAAGGCCCTCAAGGAGGATCTGAAGACCGGCGCCCGCGAAGAGACCCAGCGCCTGCGTGAAAAGGCCGCGGAAGCCGAGACCCGCCTGCGCGCCAAGGGCGAGGAAGTGCGCGAACAGGCGCGCGGCTATTACGAAACCGCCCGCGAGCGCGGCCGCGAATATTACGACGACGCCGCCGAGCGTCTGGACGAGGCGCAACGCTATGTCGTCGAGCGGGTGCAGGAACGTCCGCTGCAATCGACCGCCATCGCCCTGGGCGTCGGCGTGCTGCTGGGCCTGCTGCTGGCCGGCCGCCGTCGCTGA
- a CDS encoding TonB-dependent siderophore receptor produces the protein MKRSILLSTASIAAAFAAPAFAAPADSGDATQLDEVVVTATRLPAIVADTPGARVIDGKTIEQRGAIFAADILADVPGLSVTRTGAFGGVAQVRMRGAGPGKTLVLVDGAPVNDAAEPNGAYDFSSFELADIERIEVLSGPQSSLWGSDAIGGVIAFTTREIDGLRAEAEAGSFSTVRGRVSAGVANDTYAFNAYVSRFQTDGISAADKANGNPEADGFRSTTLGAKGRYALSDAVKVDGAVRWNKSKADIDGFPAPTYALADTNDTQNSEQWSGYGRVTAQAFGLNHQFSVSASDLDRTSYSGGFGSTFSGDRQAYRWQADGKTQDVDYAFGVERNEASAALSSGRSRDLSITSVFGVAKYDVGALNLTGGLRYDDTDHFGSKTTGRVSAAYALSGGFILSGAYGTGFKAPTVSQAVCDYCYAPLPWPELKPETADSVEVALGWASADGRFDGRATLYRLNVEDQITYSAGRYINVAKTRSDGFELEGRALLGGGFDLTLAYAWTDAEDRTTGARLLRVPEHAGSATLGWTGDRLSGALTVRAEGDQDDSGGFSTVVRKGFVTANLNAAYALTDSVTLTARIENLADEHYQQVFGYGEPGRSGYVGIKLRY, from the coding sequence ATGAAGCGTTCCATTCTTCTTTCGACGGCGTCTATCGCCGCCGCCTTCGCCGCGCCCGCCTTCGCCGCCCCCGCCGATTCTGGCGACGCGACCCAGCTAGACGAAGTCGTCGTCACCGCCACCCGCCTGCCGGCCATCGTCGCCGACACGCCCGGCGCCCGCGTCATCGACGGCAAGACCATCGAACAGCGCGGCGCAATCTTCGCCGCCGACATCCTGGCCGACGTGCCGGGCCTGTCGGTGACGCGCACCGGCGCCTTTGGGGGTGTCGCCCAGGTGCGGATGCGCGGCGCCGGGCCGGGCAAGACCCTGGTTCTGGTGGACGGCGCGCCGGTCAACGATGCGGCCGAGCCGAACGGCGCCTATGACTTCTCCAGTTTCGAACTAGCGGACATCGAGCGCATCGAGGTCCTCAGCGGCCCGCAGTCGTCGCTGTGGGGTTCGGACGCCATCGGCGGCGTGATCGCCTTCACGACCCGGGAGATCGACGGCCTGCGCGCCGAGGCCGAGGCCGGGAGCTTCTCGACCGTGCGGGGCCGGGTGTCGGCGGGCGTCGCCAACGACACCTACGCCTTCAACGCCTATGTTTCGCGCTTCCAGACCGACGGGATTTCGGCCGCGGACAAGGCGAACGGCAATCCGGAGGCCGACGGTTTCCGCAGCACGACCCTGGGCGCCAAGGGCCGCTACGCCCTGTCCGATGCGGTCAAGGTCGACGGCGCCGTGCGCTGGAACAAGTCCAAGGCCGACATCGACGGCTTCCCGGCGCCGACCTACGCCCTGGCCGACACCAATGACACCCAGAACAGCGAGCAGTGGTCCGGCTATGGCCGGGTGACGGCCCAGGCGTTCGGCCTGAACCATCAGTTCAGCGTCTCGGCCTCGGACCTGGACCGCACCTCCTACAGCGGCGGCTTCGGCTCGACCTTCAGCGGCGACCGTCAGGCCTATCGCTGGCAGGCGGACGGCAAGACGCAGGACGTGGATTACGCCTTCGGCGTCGAGCGCAACGAGGCCTCGGCGGCTCTGTCGTCGGGCCGGTCGCGCGACCTGTCGATCACCTCGGTGTTCGGCGTGGCCAAATACGACGTCGGCGCGCTGAACCTGACCGGCGGCCTGCGTTACGACGACACCGACCACTTCGGCTCCAAGACGACGGGGCGGGTGTCGGCGGCCTATGCCCTGTCCGGCGGCTTCATCCTTTCGGGCGCCTATGGCACGGGCTTCAAGGCGCCGACGGTCAGCCAGGCGGTCTGCGACTACTGCTATGCGCCGCTGCCCTGGCCCGAGCTGAAGCCGGAAACGGCCGACAGCGTCGAAGTGGCCCTGGGCTGGGCCTCGGCCGACGGCCGCTTCGACGGCCGCGCGACCCTGTATCGCCTGAACGTGGAGGACCAGATCACCTATTCGGCCGGCCGCTACATCAATGTGGCCAAGACGCGGTCGGACGGGTTCGAGCTGGAAGGCCGCGCTCTCTTGGGCGGCGGTTTCGACCTGACCCTGGCCTATGCCTGGACCGACGCCGAGGATCGCACGACGGGCGCGCGCCTGCTGCGCGTGCCCGAGCATGCCGGTTCGGCGACCCTGGGCTGGACGGGGGATCGCCTGTCCGGCGCCCTGACGGTTCGCGCGGAAGGCGATCAGGACGATTCCGGCGGCTTCTCCACCGTGGTCCGCAAGGGCTTCGTCACGGCCAATCTGAACGCCGCCTATGCGCTGACGGATTCCGTCACCCTGACGGCGCGGATCGAGAACCTGGCCGACGAACACTATCAGCAGGTGTTCGGTTACGGCGAGCCGGGCCGGTCCGGCTACGTCGGCATCAAGCTGCGCTACTGA
- a CDS encoding TadE/TadG family type IV pilus assembly protein, protein MSRRALRSMGGDTRGGAAIEFAFLAPIMILLYFGMIEYCQGYMALKRTGHTASMVADLVSQTDATTPAQISDIFAIGELIMSPFPTATLKQRVSSVTRVSANTYKVDWSRTKGMSDKLKPQDADVPADMLENGESVIVSETFYDYQSSFSQMAPGLFHFKRVAYLRPRTVETVPCTGC, encoded by the coding sequence ATGTCTAGGCGCGCCTTACGATCCATGGGCGGCGACACGCGCGGCGGCGCGGCGATCGAATTCGCCTTCCTGGCGCCGATCATGATCCTGCTCTACTTCGGCATGATCGAATATTGTCAGGGCTATATGGCGTTGAAGCGCACCGGCCACACAGCCTCCATGGTCGCGGACCTGGTGTCCCAGACCGACGCCACCACCCCGGCCCAGATTTCCGACATCTTCGCCATCGGCGAACTGATCATGAGCCCCTTCCCGACCGCCACGCTGAAACAGCGCGTCAGCAGCGTGACCCGCGTTTCGGCCAACACCTACAAGGTCGACTGGAGCCGGACCAAGGGCATGAGCGACAAGTTGAAGCCCCAGGACGCCGACGTGCCGGCCGATATGCTGGAAAACGGCGAGTCGGTCATCGTGTCGGAGACCTTCTACGACTACCAGTCGTCGTTCAGCCAGATGGCGCCCGGCCTCTTCCACTTCAAACGGGTGGCCTATCTGCGGCCGCGCACCGTCGAAACCGTTCCCTGCACCGGCTGCTGA
- a CDS encoding anthranilate synthase component I family protein, producing MNAPLTESVVLSAPWTEPVQVAAGLGDGDGVLILLSDGGPGGRWSHIGAQPDLTRTGPLEDAAPFAALRQEAFGPGTVGLAAYDAGARPATGPRDTVWPDLMLARYPALLTFDHHARTVRAVGRGATTEKARIAARKALAWRDRATLFQTPSPPAETFDAEAPPQVYRDAVADVVARIAAGELFQANVARAWSGVLTPEGRPFDVFLRLQTQRAAPFGAYWRLGDRAIVSNSPELFLAFDARTRRVEARPIKGTRARADDPAKDAALAADLIASAKDRAENLMIVDLMRNDLSRVCTPGSVKVERLFAVESHPTVHHLVSTVTGAATAGVGAADLLEATFPPGSITGAPKHQAMKVIAGHEPPRGPWCGSLFLIEADGGLTASVLIRTAGFQRIGGRWRYRTLAGAGLVADSDPDAERLETEAKIEALRDALVGQQPVQGTVSTVRGRR from the coding sequence TTGAACGCGCCCCTGACCGAGAGCGTCGTCCTGTCGGCGCCCTGGACCGAGCCGGTTCAGGTCGCGGCCGGCCTGGGAGACGGCGACGGCGTCCTGATCCTGCTGTCGGACGGGGGACCCGGCGGGCGCTGGTCGCACATCGGGGCCCAGCCGGATCTGACGCGGACGGGGCCGCTCGAGGACGCCGCGCCCTTCGCCGCCCTGCGCCAGGAGGCGTTCGGGCCGGGGACCGTGGGTCTGGCCGCCTATGACGCCGGGGCGCGACCGGCGACGGGGCCACGCGACACGGTGTGGCCCGACCTGATGCTGGCCCGCTATCCGGCCCTGCTGACCTTCGATCATCACGCACGGACGGTTCGCGCCGTCGGGCGGGGCGCGACGACGGAAAAGGCCCGGATCGCGGCGCGCAAGGCGCTGGCCTGGCGGGATCGGGCGACGCTGTTTCAGACGCCCTCGCCGCCGGCCGAGACCTTTGACGCCGAGGCGCCGCCCCAGGTCTATCGGGACGCCGTGGCCGACGTGGTCGCTCGCATCGCGGCGGGCGAACTGTTCCAGGCCAATGTCGCGCGCGCCTGGTCCGGCGTCCTGACGCCCGAAGGCCGACCCTTCGACGTCTTTCTGCGCCTTCAGACGCAACGCGCCGCGCCGTTCGGGGCCTATTGGCGGTTGGGCGACCGGGCGATCGTCTCGAACTCGCCCGAGCTGTTTCTGGCCTTCGACGCCCGAACGCGCCGGGTGGAGGCGCGGCCGATCAAGGGCACCCGCGCCCGCGCCGACGATCCCGCCAAGGACGCCGCCCTGGCTGCCGACCTGATCGCCAGCGCCAAGGACCGCGCCGAGAACCTGATGATCGTCGATTTGATGCGGAACGATCTGTCGCGCGTCTGCACGCCCGGTTCGGTCAAGGTCGAGCGGCTGTTCGCGGTCGAGAGCCATCCCACCGTCCATCATCTGGTCTCGACCGTGACGGGCGCCGCGACGGCAGGCGTGGGCGCGGCGGACCTTCTGGAGGCCACCTTTCCGCCCGGCTCGATCACCGGGGCCCCCAAGCATCAGGCGATGAAGGTGATCGCGGGCCACGAGCCGCCGCGCGGGCCCTGGTGCGGGTCCCTGTTTCTGATCGAGGCGGACGGCGGCTTGACCGCCTCTGTCCTGATCCGCACGGCGGGCTTTCAGCGGATCGGCGGTCGCTGGCGCTATCGCACCCTAGCCGGCGCTGGCCTGGTCGCGGACAGCGATCCCGACGCCGAGCGGCTGGAGACCGAGGCCAAGATCGAGGCCCTGCGCGACGCCCTGGTCGGTCAGCAGCCGGTGCAGGGAACGGTTTCGACGGTGCGCGGCCGCAGATAG
- a CDS encoding tyrosine-protein phosphatase, whose protein sequence is MTSRLHSFERIDNVRDYGDYDTAAGRRIRSGLLLRSAHHARATDADLARLKAMDVRTIVDLRRPGERRDQPSRRYDGFAGRVIEGGVDDGVEAPHLTFLKTQDLTPDSGRRFMTRTYRALPFDAAHLDVFGRYFRALGEAEGAVLIHCAAGKDRTGVLAALTHHLLGVGRDDLIADYLLTNTAVDLPGRAPAIAKQLHALTGRLASEDALVAFLGVEPVYLEAAFEAIQTDFGSIDAYLERALNVDGALRDRIVARLSA, encoded by the coding sequence ATGACCAGCCGTCTCCACAGCTTCGAACGCATCGACAATGTCCGGGACTACGGCGACTACGACACGGCGGCCGGGCGGCGCATCCGTTCGGGCCTTCTGTTGCGTTCGGCCCACCATGCCCGCGCGACCGACGCCGATCTGGCCCGGCTGAAGGCCATGGATGTCCGCACCATCGTCGATCTGCGCCGGCCCGGAGAGCGGCGGGACCAGCCGTCGCGGCGCTATGACGGTTTCGCCGGTCGGGTGATCGAAGGCGGTGTCGACGACGGGGTGGAGGCGCCGCACCTCACCTTCCTGAAGACCCAGGACCTGACGCCCGATTCCGGCCGTCGATTCATGACCCGGACCTATCGCGCCCTGCCGTTCGACGCCGCCCATCTGGACGTCTTCGGCCGTTATTTCCGGGCCCTGGGCGAGGCCGAGGGGGCGGTGCTGATCCACTGCGCGGCGGGCAAGGACCGGACGGGCGTGCTGGCGGCCCTGACGCATCACCTGCTGGGCGTGGGGCGTGACGATCTGATCGCGGACTATCTGCTGACCAATACGGCGGTCGATCTGCCGGGCCGCGCCCCCGCCATCGCCAAACAGTTGCACGCCCTGACCGGCCGCCTGGCGTCCGAGGATGCGTTGGTCGCCTTTCTGGGCGTCGAGCCCGTCTATCTTGAGGCCGCCTTCGAGGCCATCCAGACGGATTTCGGCTCCATCGACGCCTATCTGGAGCGGGCTCTGAACGTCGATGGAGCCTTGCGCGACCGGATCGTCGCCCGGCTGTCGGCTTGA
- the maiA gene encoding maleylacetoacetate isomerase: protein MILHGYWRSGASYRVRIALNLKGLGYDLAARDLRKGAQKAADYVALNPQGMVPALQVGDAVLIQSPAILEWLEEAHPEPPLLPAGAADRAHVRAMAAVVGCDIHPLNNLRVLGALRKEFGADQATIDAWAARWITPGFDALEALVARDGGGFCFGDAPTLADCYLIPQLYSARRFNVDTGAWAGLTAIETRALARPAFADAHPDRQPDADI, encoded by the coding sequence ATGATCCTGCATGGCTATTGGCGCTCGGGCGCCAGCTACCGGGTGCGGATCGCCCTGAACCTGAAGGGGCTAGGCTACGACCTGGCCGCCCGCGACCTGAGGAAGGGCGCGCAGAAGGCGGCCGACTATGTGGCCCTGAATCCGCAAGGGATGGTGCCGGCGCTTCAGGTCGGCGACGCCGTGCTGATCCAGAGCCCGGCCATCCTGGAATGGCTGGAAGAAGCCCACCCCGAGCCGCCCCTGCTGCCGGCCGGCGCCGCCGACCGCGCCCATGTTCGCGCGATGGCCGCCGTCGTCGGCTGCGACATTCATCCGTTGAACAATCTGCGGGTGCTCGGCGCCCTGAGAAAGGAATTCGGCGCGGATCAGGCGACCATCGACGCCTGGGCCGCGCGCTGGATCACGCCGGGCTTCGACGCCCTGGAGGCCCTGGTCGCGCGCGACGGCGGGGGGTTCTGCTTCGGCGACGCCCCCACCCTGGCGGATTGCTATTTGATTCCACAGCTTTATTCGGCGCGGCGGTTCAATGTCGACACGGGCGCCTGGGCCGGCCTGACCGCCATCGAGACGCGCGCGCTGGCCCGCCCCGCCTTCGCCGACGCCCATCCCGACCGACAGCCGGACGCCGACATCTGA
- a CDS encoding TadE/TadG family type IV pilus assembly protein: MRGGRRREGAAAVEFAFVALPFFFMIFAMLELGLAFVVDSLLENAVVETSRLVRTGQASSQKFDQTKFKSAVCERMGVFNSDCRDRLTVDVRVIPQFTTPNPPNPIRDGEMDPKQVIYDGGQPGDLILVRAWYQQPLVTPLLSQAGSRLKNGALLLSAATAFRNEPWNV, encoded by the coding sequence ATGCGCGGCGGACGTCGGCGCGAGGGCGCGGCGGCGGTGGAATTCGCCTTCGTGGCCCTGCCCTTCTTCTTCATGATCTTCGCCATGCTGGAGCTGGGTCTGGCCTTCGTCGTGGACTCCCTGCTGGAGAACGCCGTGGTGGAGACCAGCCGCCTGGTGCGCACGGGCCAGGCGTCCAGCCAGAAGTTCGACCAGACCAAGTTCAAGTCCGCCGTTTGCGAGCGGATGGGCGTCTTCAACAGCGACTGCCGCGATCGGCTGACAGTCGATGTGCGGGTCATTCCGCAGTTCACCACCCCCAACCCGCCCAATCCGATCAGGGACGGCGAGATGGATCCGAAGCAGGTCATCTATGACGGGGGCCAGCCGGGCGATCTGATCCTGGTGCGGGCCTGGTATCAGCAGCCCCTGGTGACGCCGCTTCTCAGCCAGGCCGGATCGCGCCTGAAGAACGGCGCCCTGCTGCTCAGCGCCGCCACCGCCTTCCGCAACGAGCCGTGGAATGTCTAG
- a CDS encoding fumarylacetoacetate hydrolase family protein has translation MIQWLFAPPATPSLPIVGDDRRFPVRRILCVGQNYAAHAREMGSDPDKQTPFFFCKPADAVVSDGRNPAYPSATESLHYEAELVAAIGEGGVIVGWAAGCDLTRRDLQAEAKKTGRPWDAAKGFDQSAPCGALTLGALPAPAGAISLTVNGETKQSGTLDDMILNPLRIVEAAARLWTLRAGDLIFTGTPSGVGPVVRGDRVDVTIEGLAPLSFEVV, from the coding sequence ATGATCCAATGGCTGTTTGCGCCCCCCGCGACCCCGTCCCTGCCCATCGTCGGCGACGACCGACGCTTTCCCGTCCGCCGTATCCTGTGCGTCGGCCAGAACTACGCCGCCCATGCGCGCGAGATGGGCTCGGACCCTGACAAGCAGACGCCCTTCTTCTTCTGCAAGCCCGCCGACGCCGTGGTCAGCGACGGCCGCAACCCCGCCTATCCCTCGGCCACCGAGAGCCTGCATTACGAGGCCGAACTGGTCGCGGCCATTGGCGAGGGGGGCGTCATCGTGGGCTGGGCGGCGGGATGCGACCTGACGCGACGCGACCTCCAGGCCGAGGCCAAGAAGACCGGACGCCCCTGGGACGCCGCCAAGGGGTTCGATCAGTCCGCGCCCTGCGGCGCCCTGACCCTGGGCGCGCTGCCGGCGCCGGCGGGGGCCATCAGTCTGACTGTGAACGGCGAGACGAAACAGTCGGGGACGCTGGACGACATGATCCTGAACCCGCTGCGGATCGTCGAGGCGGCGGCGCGGCTGTGGACCCTTCGGGCCGGGGACCTGATCTTCACCGGCACCCCGTCGGGCGTCGGGCCGGTGGTGCGCGGCGACCGGGTGGACGTGACCATAGAGGGCCTGGCGCCCCTGTCGTTCGAGGTGGTCTGA